Genomic segment of Streptomyces sp. NA02950:
CACACGGTCCTCAGGCGGCGAGCCGCACCTCGCCCCGGTGCGCGGACGTACGCGTGGTGGTGCGCCGGGCGCGCGGCTCGGCGAGGGCCGTGGGGGTGGTCACCTCGTCCCGCTCCGGCGTGGTCACCTCGGTCTCGCCACCCCGGGTGCGCGCGTCCGCCGCACCGAGGGGCCGCCGCCGGGCCCGCGGGGCGACGGCACGGGCCAGCTCGTCATGGGCGAGGGCGAGCAGATCGGCCAGCCCGAGCCCCAGGGCGTGCGCGGCGGCCGCGAGCACCTCGGACGAGGCCTCCTTGCGGCCGCGCTCGAGCTCCGAGAGATACGGCATAGAGATCCGGGCCGCGTCGGCCACGTCCTTGAGCGTGCGCTGCTGGGCGCGGCGCTCACGGCGCAGCACGCCGCCCACCACATGGCGCCACAGGGGCTCCTTGGGCGCGGCGCCCGGGGGCGCGGTCTCCCGCGGCGCGGTGGCCGGCGGCGGCGCGGTGGCCGGGCGCAGCGGGATGACGCGGGCTGGGTTCGTCGCGTGGCTGCTCACCCCCTCAGCGTAGGAGTGTTGGGCCCGGGAGGAAGGCCGTGGTGTTCTGCCACCCGCGAAATCGGCGAGGAACCGCGCGCCGCCCGGCGCCCGTTGACCGGTCGTCCGCTGATGCTCCCTATGTCCGCGGTGCGGCCGGAACGTTCGGCCCACCCGGCAACGCACCATTTCGCCCGGCCGGCCGTCAGCGCGATGACGGACGATATTTCGGCCCGTCCCGCGTCTCCTTGAGCGCGGGGCGCGGAAATGATCTGAATTCCAGCGGAAATATCCTGCGGAACATTCCTGGAAGGCATGGAATTCCTGGGTCGGCACCTGCCAGGATCGCATTCCTCACCGACCATGATCTAGGCATAACAGGAAACCTTCGTGCGTAAATCGACTTCGATCGCCGCCGCCGCTGTCGCGGTATTGGCGCTCACCCTGACCGGCTGCGGCGGCGACGACAAGGACTCGGGATCCCCGGCCAAGGGGGGCAAGGCGACCGGACAGACCACCGGCAAGCGCGACACCACGTCGTCGCCCAGCGCCGACGCCAGCCCGAGCCCGAGCCGTACCGGGGGCGCCAAGACGAAGAAGAAGGAGAGCCCCGGCACCAGCGCCAGCCCGCGCCCCACCCGCACCTCCGCCGCCCCGGCGCCCGCGCCCAGTCGCACCCGGACCGCGACGGCCGCGCCGACCCGTCCGGCCGGCGCCCCGCAGAGCGTCCAGGGCACCTGGTACGTCCCCGTCCGCGGCAGCAACGGCCTGGCGACCCTGAGCGTCAGCGGTACGTCGTGGACCATGGCGTACAGCGGCCAGTCCTGCTCCGGGACCATCAACGCCGCCATGGCGATCTCCGCCTCCTGCCAGGGCGAGAGCGCGACGGGCCGTGCCGTGGTCAGCAACGGCGGCGAGAACCTCACCTTCAACTGGAACTCCGGCGAGCCCGACCGCTTCGTCCGCACCAAGCCCACGGGCTGACCGCACGCTCTCCACGGGAGATGATCTCCGGCTCCATGGACGGCTGATCGGTCCCCGCGTCATGCTGGCCGCACCACAGCACCAACCGCACCACCGCGCGCCGCACCCCGACCAGGGAGCCCGATGTTCACCACCCGGCCCACCCTCCAGGGCACCCACGGCATGGTGTCCACCACCCACTGGCTGGCCTCGCAGTCCGCCATGGCCGTCCTGGAGGACGGCGGCAACGCCTTCGACGCCGCCGTGGCCGCCGGGTTCGTCCTCCATGTCGTGGAGCCGCATCTGAACGGACCCGCCGGTGAGGTGCCGATCCTCCTCGCCCCGGCGGGCGGGGAGCCCACCGTGCTGTGCGGTCAGGGCCCGGCGCCCGCCGGGGCCACGATCGACCACTACACCGCGCTCGGCCTCGACCTGGTGCCGGGCACCGGGCCGCTCGCGGCGGCCGTCCCCGGCGCGTTCGACGCCTGGCTGGTACTGCTGCGCGACCACGGCACCCGGCATCTCGCGGACGTCCTGCGGTACGCGATCGGCTACGCCGAGCACGGCCATCCCGCCGTCGCTCGGATCGGCGAGACGGTGGAGGCCGTGCGGGAGCTGTTCACGGCGGAGTGGACGGACTCGGCCGCGCTCTATCTGCCCGGCGGCCGGTCCCCCGCCGCCGGACGGCTGCTCACCAACCCGTCGCTGGCCGCCACCTGGCGGCGGCTGATCGCCGAGGCGGAGGCGGCCGGGCCGGGGCGCGAGACACGGATCGAGGCGGCGCGCCGGGTCTGGCGGGAGGGCTTCATCGCCGAGGAACTGGCGGCCGCCGCGGCCCGGCCCGCCATGGACTCCTCCGGGGAGCGCCATGCGGGGACGCTCACCGGTGACGACCTGGCCGCGTTCGAGGCCCACTACGAGGCCCCCGTCCGGCACACCTGGAACGGCTGGACGGTGTGCAAGGCCGGGCCCTGGAGCCAGGGGCCGGTACTGCTCCAGCAACTCGCCCTGCTCCCGGAGGGGTTGACCGAGGACGACCTCGGCACCCCCGAGCTGCTGCACACCCTGGTCGAGGGCGGCAAGCTGGCCATGGCCGACCGCGAGGCGTGGTACGGGGACGCCGCCGAGGTGCCGCTCCCGGAGCTGCTCTCCGGTCCGTACAACGACGGACGGCGCGCGCTGATCGGCGAGCGCGCCTCGTACGAGCTGCGCCCGGGGCGGCCCGGCGGCCGGGTACCGCGGCTGAGCAAACAGGCGCTGGCCGCCGTCGCCCGCGCGGCGGCGCACACCCCCGGACCGGTGGCCGGACCGGGCGGCGGCGAACCGACGGTCGGCGGCACGGGGGTACGGGCCGACGGCACCACCCGGGGCGACACCTGTCATCTCGATGTGGTGGACCGCTGGGGCAACATGGTCGCCGCCACGCCCAGCGGGGGCTGGCTCCAGTCCAACCCCGTCGTCCCCACGCTCGGCTTTCCGCTCGGCACCCGGCTCCAGATGGCCTGGCTGGACCCCGGGCTGCCCAACTCCCTCACCCCGGGCCGCCGTCCGCGCACCACGCTCACCCCGTCCCTCGCGCTGCGCGGCGACACGCCCGTGATGGCCTTCGGCACCCCCGGCGGCGATCAGCAGGACCAGTGGAGCCTGCACTTCCTCCTCGGTGTCGCGCTGCGCCGTCCGGTG
This window contains:
- a CDS encoding helix-turn-helix domain-containing protein is translated as MSSHATNPARVIPLRPATAPPPATAPRETAPPGAAPKEPLWRHVVGGVLRRERRAQQRTLKDVADAARISMPYLSELERGRKEASSEVLAAAAHALGLGLADLLALAHDELARAVAPRARRRPLGAADARTRGGETEVTTPERDEVTTPTALAEPRARRTTTRTSAHRGEVRLAA
- a CDS encoding gamma-glutamyltransferase family protein; this encodes MFTTRPTLQGTHGMVSTTHWLASQSAMAVLEDGGNAFDAAVAAGFVLHVVEPHLNGPAGEVPILLAPAGGEPTVLCGQGPAPAGATIDHYTALGLDLVPGTGPLAAAVPGAFDAWLVLLRDHGTRHLADVLRYAIGYAEHGHPAVARIGETVEAVRELFTAEWTDSAALYLPGGRSPAAGRLLTNPSLAATWRRLIAEAEAAGPGRETRIEAARRVWREGFIAEELAAAAARPAMDSSGERHAGTLTGDDLAAFEAHYEAPVRHTWNGWTVCKAGPWSQGPVLLQQLALLPEGLTEDDLGTPELLHTLVEGGKLAMADREAWYGDAAEVPLPELLSGPYNDGRRALIGERASYELRPGRPGGRVPRLSKQALAAVARAAAHTPGPVAGPGGGEPTVGGTGVRADGTTRGDTCHLDVVDRWGNMVAATPSGGWLQSNPVVPTLGFPLGTRLQMAWLDPGLPNSLTPGRRPRTTLTPSLALRGDTPVMAFGTPGGDQQDQWSLHFLLGVALRRPVRAGLDLQGAVDAPNWHQESFPGSFHPRSMAAGKVVVESRIGEPAIRGLRRRGHAVTVGPAWSEGRLCAVARDPETGVLLAAANPRGAQGYAVGR